A region of Necator americanus strain Aroian chromosome I, whole genome shotgun sequence DNA encodes the following proteins:
- a CDS encoding hypothetical protein (NECATOR_CHRI.G663.T1) — MEGDSANREEDDEKVEEPLWILKSRFDEVHVEKSSFVVLFPFLGAAVHVNVGSDIFDVCVTHNYVVVATNNHIYIAHKDELESPLTCSWDLKRSLDLEFKPGCWKSVVVYDLKETTVTKCWPADKRKTTASVILTSTVSTVYFVYTVDDVSTVVRLFNEYSYLESGIVRPTVVQIPEDLRIVAAASGNDHSIFLTAKGSVFVLGTGSRGELGIGLVPRVCELTWLEALEGVRVISIAASGWHSAALTADGDVYVWGWNHRGQLGDEKERVELYPSPLEIDLRVVRIALQEHLTAIWVAEDKDEPSIVMGSDKIGMPHVQLQYYNHVPDKTNEQDRLGGIGGDSQVDMVFLNGNRSLGSLGDSSEIHRLQGYQAQEDKFEYVVRDRD, encoded by the exons ATGGAAGGAGATTCAGCAAATCGTGAAGAAGATGATGAAAAGGTAGAAGAG CCTCTCTGGATATTAAAATCAAGATTTGATGAGGTACATGTCGAGAAGAGTTCGTTTGTTGTgctgtttccttttcttggtGCAGCAGTGCATGTCAACGTAGGCAGTGATATCTTTGATGTTTGTGTAACGCATAATTATGTTGTTGTCGCAACTAATAACCATATTTACATCGCTCACAAGGATGAGCTGGAG AGTCCACTCACGTGTTCATGGGATCTGAAGCGCTCACTCGACTTGGAATTCAAACCAGGCTGCTGGAAGTCCGTTGTTGTCTATGATCTGAAAGAAACTACTGTGACAAAGTGTTGGCCGGCAGACAAGAGGAAGACCACGGCCAGTGTTATTCTGACGTCTACAGTCTCTACTGTATACTTTGTGTACACAGTTGATGATGTGAGTACAGTAGTAAG ACTTTTTAACGAGTATAGTTATCTGGAGTCAGGAATTGTGAGGCCCACGGTTGTCCAGATTCCAGAGGATTTGCGGATTGTTGCG GCAGCCTCTGGTAATGATCATAGCATTTTTCTGACTGCGAAAGGATCAGTGTTTGTTCTGGGCACAGGAAG TCGTGGTGAACTGGGAATTGGCCTTGTCCCGAGAGTCTGCGAGCTAACATGGCTCGAGGCTCTAGAAGGAGTTCGTGTGATTTCCATAGCGGCATCTGGATGGCACAGCGCCGCACTTACag CTGACGGTGATGTTTATGTTTGGGGCTGGAATCACCGCGGACAACTTGGAGATGAAAAG GAACGAGTGGAGTTGTATCCGTCACCTCTGGAGATTGACCTCAGAGTCGTTAGAATAGCGCTACAGGAGCATCTAACTGCTATTTGGGTAGCTGAAG ATAAGGACGAACCTTCGATAGTAATGGGATCGGACAAAATAGGAATGCCACATGTTCAACTTCAATATTACAACCATGTCCCTGACAAGACGAATGAGCAGGACAGGTTAGGAGGAATAGGCGGCGATTCACAAGTGGATATGGTGTTTCTGAATGGAAATAGATCTCTCGGATCTCTTGGCGATAGCTCAGAGATTCACAGATTACAAGGATATCAGGCTCAAGAAGATAAGTTCGAATATGTTGTTAGAGACAGGGATTGA